Genomic DNA from Plasmodium cynomolgi strain B DNA, scaffold: 0059, whole genome shotgun sequence:
atatgaaatatatgataaactCAGCAAGGTTACTTCTGATGATAACACATGTGCTAAATACTGTGCgaatataattaattctAGTGAAGATATTGATGAGTTTAAAAAACTCTGTCCCAAACTTGCAAGTAATATAATGAAGTTATCAGAAACCTTGAAAGACACAAATTCACCCTATGATCGTTGCACGTATATGACTTACTggacatatgaaaaaataataaatatatttaacagCCATATTAACAATGTGCATAACAAATCCGTTATTAACGAGCTAAACAAAGCAGTGCTCATGGCTAATAGTGAATTAACTGACAAAGACAAGTgtctattttcttttaccgGAAATCTCTTGGaatggaaaggagaaaagtttttacatgattattttaaaaactacGATAAAATTAGGACATGCATTACATCCACCGACGGCAATAGTTGTAACTCTTATTGTGGATATCTTAAACACATCAGTAAATTGTATTACAGCTACATCAACAAGTGCTGCTCTTGTTATAGCTATCCGGAACGTGCTTGTTTTGAGTTAtgtccaaaatattttaactgCGATATAAGTTATTTTCCAAATGATCTCCTATCTAAGATTGGTTGccaagaag
This window encodes:
- a CDS encoding hypothetical protein (putative) translates to MHQKVKAESLSKTMASCRTFINESVGTPQHWNQEYENILKQLSAYEIYDKLSKVTSDDNTCAKYCANIINSSEDIDEFKKLCPKLASNIMKLSETLKDTNSPYDRCTYMTYWTYEKIINIFNSHINNVHNKSVINELNKAVLMANSELTDKDKCLFSFTGNLLEWKGEKFLHDYFKNYDKIRTCITSTDGNSCNSYCGYLKHISKLYYSYINKCCSCYSYPERACFELCPKYFNCDISYFPNDLLSKIGCQEDEEKKEKGESNKTAEEVFKNITVDHDVIRRSQIAKPCKGLICDSFDTFALSSFLFLGIFLHFLSFTK